The Micromonospora sp. M71_S20 genome has a window encoding:
- a CDS encoding AbfB domain-containing protein: MTRRARIRTLPLTATLTLLAALLPPVSPARAAPAKTPPLTTPWTSQALTGTPLPEYPRPQMTRPDWLNLNGEWQLRQSATNDAPQFGTNLPERVNVPFPVESALSGVQRAANDNRHYLFYRRTFTVPADWSGRRTLLHFGAVDWQATVWVNGAQVGGHTGGYDAFTFDVTPHLDGGTNEIVVKVWDPTDSRQDGSLPPIGKQTKSPGGIFYTPSSGIWQTVWLEPVPTASISSVDVYPNLSTNTLRVRVFTRGNVAGHSVLAEALNGTTVVGSTTGGFTDFSVPVPNARRWSPDDPFLYGLRVTLRDPGGARTDRTTHYFGMREITTGMVGGVLRPKLNGQFVFQAGTLDQGYWPDGLYTAPTDAALAFDLQKHKDLGFNMVRKHIKVEPQRWFYHADRLGLLVWQDVPSLTAQDVNADDAQQAQFEAETREVVDEHRSSPAVVAYTVYNEGWGERALADTRRVGQNVKNQDPTRLVNVHSGHNCCQSLGDPGNGDIDDWHVYLGPASPSPSASRIAVLGEFGGLGLRTPGHEYSPSGGFFAYEWQPNSTALTDRYVGLVQGTRNLMLGKGLSASVYTEITDLEGELNGFLTYDRRIVKMVESRVRAANQALIDASRSLGDNQPVALPLNTRRSLQVTTPGHTGRYLRHQDSLAYTAIVDAGSTALLKNDATYTIRAGLADANCYSFESVNFPGQYLRHAGSRVRNSPNDGSALMRADATWCARTGLTGSGVSLESYNFRGSFLRHFNSEVWLSNGAGGAAYDTPTLWSADSTWNVAAPWAP; this comes from the coding sequence ATGACACGTCGCGCCCGCATCCGCACCCTGCCGCTCACGGCCACCCTCACCCTGCTGGCCGCCCTGCTCCCGCCGGTGTCCCCGGCCCGGGCGGCCCCCGCGAAGACGCCCCCACTGACCACGCCGTGGACCAGCCAGGCCCTCACCGGCACGCCCCTGCCGGAATACCCGCGACCGCAGATGACCCGGCCCGACTGGCTCAACCTCAACGGCGAGTGGCAACTCCGCCAGTCCGCCACCAACGACGCCCCGCAGTTCGGCACGAACCTCCCCGAGCGGGTGAACGTGCCGTTCCCGGTGGAGAGCGCCCTGTCCGGCGTGCAGCGCGCCGCCAACGACAACCGCCACTACCTGTTCTACCGGCGCACCTTCACCGTGCCGGCCGACTGGTCCGGCCGCCGGACACTGCTGCACTTCGGGGCGGTCGACTGGCAGGCCACCGTGTGGGTCAACGGCGCTCAGGTCGGCGGGCACACCGGGGGCTACGACGCCTTCACGTTCGACGTCACGCCGCATCTCGACGGTGGCACGAACGAGATCGTGGTGAAGGTGTGGGATCCGACGGACAGCCGTCAGGACGGCAGCCTGCCGCCGATCGGCAAGCAGACCAAGAGCCCGGGCGGGATCTTCTACACCCCCAGTTCCGGTATCTGGCAGACCGTCTGGTTGGAACCGGTGCCGACCGCGTCGATCAGCAGCGTCGACGTCTATCCGAACCTGTCCACCAACACGCTACGGGTGCGGGTGTTCACCCGGGGGAACGTCGCCGGGCACAGTGTGCTGGCCGAGGCGCTGAACGGGACCACGGTGGTCGGCTCAACCACCGGTGGCTTCACCGACTTCAGCGTGCCGGTGCCGAACGCCCGCCGGTGGTCCCCGGACGATCCGTTCCTCTACGGCCTACGGGTGACGCTGCGCGACCCGGGCGGCGCCCGGACGGACCGGACGACGCACTACTTCGGGATGCGGGAGATCACCACCGGGATGGTCGGCGGGGTGCTGCGCCCGAAGCTCAACGGCCAGTTCGTGTTCCAGGCCGGCACCCTCGACCAGGGGTACTGGCCGGACGGGCTCTACACCGCCCCCACCGACGCGGCGCTCGCCTTCGACCTGCAGAAACACAAGGACCTCGGGTTCAACATGGTCCGTAAGCACATCAAGGTCGAACCGCAGCGGTGGTTCTACCACGCCGACCGCCTCGGCCTGCTGGTGTGGCAGGACGTCCCGTCCCTGACCGCGCAGGACGTCAACGCCGACGACGCCCAGCAGGCGCAGTTCGAGGCCGAGACGCGGGAGGTGGTCGACGAACACCGCAGCAGCCCGGCGGTGGTCGCGTACACCGTCTACAACGAGGGTTGGGGCGAGCGCGCGCTCGCCGACACCCGGCGGGTCGGGCAGAACGTGAAGAACCAGGACCCGACCCGCCTGGTGAACGTGCACAGCGGCCACAACTGCTGCCAGTCGCTGGGCGACCCGGGCAATGGTGACATCGACGACTGGCACGTCTACCTCGGCCCCGCGTCACCGAGCCCGTCGGCCTCCCGGATCGCCGTGCTCGGTGAGTTCGGCGGCCTGGGCCTGCGGACGCCCGGGCACGAGTACAGCCCCAGCGGCGGCTTCTTCGCCTACGAGTGGCAGCCGAACTCCACCGCCCTCACCGACCGGTACGTCGGGCTGGTGCAGGGCACCCGGAACCTGATGCTCGGCAAGGGCCTCAGCGCCTCGGTGTACACCGAGATCACCGACCTCGAAGGCGAGTTGAACGGCTTCCTCACCTACGACCGCCGGATCGTCAAGATGGTGGAGTCCCGGGTCCGGGCGGCAAACCAGGCGCTCATCGACGCGTCCAGGTCGCTCGGCGACAACCAGCCGGTGGCACTGCCGCTGAACACGCGACGGTCGTTGCAGGTGACCACGCCCGGACACACGGGGAGGTACCTGCGGCACCAGGACAGCCTCGCCTACACCGCGATCGTCGACGCGGGCAGCACGGCGCTGCTCAAGAACGACGCCACCTACACGATCCGGGCGGGGCTGGCCGACGCGAACTGCTACTCCTTCGAGTCGGTCAACTTCCCGGGGCAGTACCTCCGGCACGCCGGGTCCCGGGTCCGCAACTCGCCGAACGACGGCTCGGCGCTGATGCGCGCCGACGCCACCTGGTGCGCCCGCACCGGGCTGACCGGCAGCGGAGTCTCGCTGGAGTCGTACAACTTCCGGGGCTCGTTCCTGCGCCACTTCAACTCGGAGGTGTGGCTCAGCAACGGCGCCGGCGGCGCGGCGTACGACACGCCCACCCTCTGGAGCGCGGACAGCACCTGGAACGTCGCCGCGCCCTGGGCACCGTGA
- a CDS encoding discoidin domain-containing protein — protein MLGSSRRARVPIASAITAVMAVAGLWLSPPSAAAAPPPQEPGVTLRVFDLQVPLNNLCTLKAGQTPNVDKLMPTVNWTSAADFGIEDHFLVHVLGNVNITQAGSYTFRLISDDGSRLLIDDTLIVDHDGAHGPEPKDGAVDLTPGYHSLRIEHFERTGGQQLTLQWQTPGSGTFVNVPNSALSTDAGVVRVTAPGRKECEASGDSPGDGLPLTSVHPNYTLTDLRPSGFQPQVTGFDWFPDGRLAVSTWGGSLTSVGEVWILGNVTGSTSAGQVTRQRVATGLQEPMGIKIVDGKIYVAEKAKLTELNDTNGDGVTDQYRTVATWPFGSNFHEFGFGLLYRDGYFYLNLSVSINYGGATTDPQPAPNRGTTIRVNRSTGAVDYVAGGLRTPHGIGWGPEGDIFVTDNQGGWLPSSKLVHVKQGRFFNHYMNPAGPFDNNPVTPPVLWMPQNEIGNSPSTPVMLNQGPFAGQMLIGDVTYGGLQRAYLEKVNGEYQGALFRMTQGLEAGVSEVSVGPDGAIYTGGLHGGGNWGQEGKLSYGLQKIAPNGGNNFDMLAMRALPNGFQIEYTQPLSATTAAALASKYRVKQWRYVATAAYGGPKVDEETLSVSSATLSADGKTVTLAINGLKPGRVVHVRSPRPFSASNGQSLWNTEVWYTLNAIPGQQPPVNLALGRAATADSSCSAVEGPARAVNGTVTSGNLDKWCSTGTNKWLQVDLGTARSVSRFVVRHAGAGGENTAWNTRDFTIQTSTNGTSWTTAATVTANTANTTTHDISPTQARYVRLNVTKATNTSDNAARIYEFEAYGGQAATENLALGRAATADSSCSATEGPARAVNGSVSGGNSDKWCSTGTNKWLQVDLGTARSVSRFVVRHAGAGGENTAWNTRDFTIQTSTNGTSWTTAATVTANTANTTTHDISPTQARYVRLNVTKATNTSDNAARIYEFEAHGPGGDTGRVTLLDGSHLDNFEYTNGTPATWPLAKGGVEVLGGDIRSRRAFGDFRLHVEFWLPNLPPDVTGQARANSGIYLQDRYELQVLDSFGDTTPANDEGGAIYGKIAPSVNAAGAPETWQTYDVTFRAARFDSAGVKTENARVTVVWNGVTVHDNAVINGPTGNGAPEGPSVGPIRLQDHGDPGLNVHYRNIWVEPTS, from the coding sequence CATCGCGAGCGCCATCACCGCCGTCATGGCGGTCGCCGGCCTGTGGCTGTCCCCGCCGAGCGCGGCTGCCGCTCCGCCCCCGCAGGAACCCGGCGTCACCCTGCGCGTCTTCGACCTGCAGGTGCCGCTGAACAACCTCTGCACCCTGAAGGCCGGCCAGACCCCGAACGTCGACAAGCTCATGCCGACGGTCAACTGGACGAGCGCGGCGGACTTCGGCATCGAGGACCACTTCCTGGTCCACGTCCTCGGCAACGTCAACATCACCCAGGCCGGCAGCTACACCTTCCGGCTCATCAGCGACGACGGGTCACGTCTGCTGATCGACGACACGCTGATCGTCGACCACGACGGCGCGCACGGCCCGGAACCGAAGGACGGCGCGGTCGACCTGACCCCCGGATACCACTCCCTGCGCATCGAGCACTTCGAGCGTACGGGCGGCCAGCAGCTCACGTTGCAGTGGCAGACGCCGGGCTCCGGCACGTTCGTGAACGTCCCGAACTCGGCGCTGAGCACCGACGCCGGCGTCGTGCGGGTGACCGCACCCGGCCGCAAGGAGTGCGAGGCCAGTGGCGACTCCCCCGGCGACGGGCTGCCGCTCACGTCGGTGCACCCGAACTACACCCTGACCGACCTGCGCCCGAGTGGTTTCCAGCCGCAGGTCACCGGGTTCGACTGGTTCCCCGACGGCCGGCTGGCCGTGTCCACCTGGGGCGGTTCCCTGACCAGCGTGGGCGAGGTGTGGATCCTGGGCAACGTCACCGGCAGCACCAGTGCCGGCCAGGTGACCCGGCAGCGGGTCGCGACGGGGCTTCAGGAGCCGATGGGGATCAAGATCGTCGATGGGAAGATCTACGTCGCGGAGAAGGCGAAGCTCACCGAACTCAACGACACCAACGGCGACGGGGTGACCGACCAGTACCGCACCGTGGCCACCTGGCCGTTCGGCAGCAACTTCCACGAGTTCGGGTTCGGCCTGCTGTACCGGGACGGGTACTTCTACCTGAACCTCTCGGTGTCCATCAACTACGGCGGGGCCACGACCGACCCGCAACCGGCCCCGAACCGGGGCACGACCATCAGGGTGAACCGCAGCACCGGCGCGGTCGACTACGTGGCCGGCGGCCTGCGCACGCCGCACGGCATCGGCTGGGGCCCGGAGGGCGACATCTTCGTCACGGACAACCAGGGTGGCTGGCTGCCGTCGTCGAAGCTCGTGCACGTCAAGCAGGGCCGCTTCTTCAACCATTACATGAACCCGGCCGGCCCGTTCGACAACAACCCGGTCACCCCGCCGGTCCTCTGGATGCCGCAGAACGAGATCGGCAACTCGCCGAGCACCCCGGTCATGCTCAACCAGGGCCCGTTCGCCGGGCAGATGCTCATCGGCGACGTCACCTACGGCGGGCTCCAGCGCGCGTACCTGGAGAAGGTCAACGGCGAGTACCAGGGCGCCCTGTTCCGGATGACCCAGGGCCTGGAGGCGGGGGTGTCCGAGGTGTCCGTCGGGCCCGACGGCGCCATCTACACCGGCGGCCTGCACGGCGGCGGCAACTGGGGGCAGGAGGGCAAGCTCAGCTACGGCCTACAGAAGATCGCCCCCAACGGCGGCAACAACTTCGACATGCTGGCGATGCGGGCGCTGCCCAACGGCTTCCAGATCGAATACACCCAGCCCCTGTCGGCGACGACCGCCGCCGCGCTGGCCAGCAAGTACCGGGTCAAGCAGTGGCGCTACGTGGCGACGGCCGCGTACGGCGGGCCAAAGGTCGACGAGGAGACCCTGTCGGTCTCCTCGGCCACCCTGTCGGCCGACGGGAAGACCGTCACGCTGGCGATCAACGGCCTCAAGCCCGGCCGGGTGGTGCACGTCCGCTCGCCCCGGCCGTTCTCGGCCAGCAACGGCCAGTCGCTCTGGAACACCGAGGTGTGGTACACACTCAACGCCATCCCCGGTCAGCAGCCGCCCGTGAACCTCGCGCTCGGCAGGGCGGCGACCGCCGACAGTTCCTGCTCCGCCGTCGAGGGCCCGGCCAGGGCCGTCAACGGAACGGTCACCAGCGGCAACCTCGACAAGTGGTGTTCGACCGGCACCAACAAGTGGCTCCAGGTCGACCTGGGCACCGCCCGGAGCGTGAGCCGCTTCGTCGTACGGCACGCGGGCGCCGGCGGCGAGAACACCGCCTGGAACACCCGCGACTTCACCATCCAGACCAGCACCAACGGCACCTCCTGGACGACGGCGGCGACCGTCACCGCCAACACGGCGAACACCACCACCCACGACATCTCCCCCACCCAGGCCAGATACGTCCGACTGAACGTCACCAAGGCCACCAACACCTCGGACAACGCGGCACGCATCTACGAGTTCGAGGCCTACGGTGGGCAGGCCGCCACCGAGAACCTCGCGCTGGGCAGGGCGGCGACGGCCGACAGTTCCTGTTCGGCCACCGAGGGCCCGGCCAGGGCCGTGAACGGCAGCGTGTCCGGCGGGAACAGCGACAAGTGGTGTTCGACCGGCACCAACAAGTGGCTCCAGGTCGACCTGGGCACCGCCCGGAGCGTGAGCCGCTTCGTCGTACGGCACGCGGGCGCCGGCGGCGAGAACACCGCCTGGAACACCCGCGACTTCACCATCCAGACCAGCACCAACGGCACCTCCTGGACGACGGCGGCGACCGTCACCGCCAACACGGCGAACACCACCACCCACGACATCTCCCCCACCCAGGCCAGATACGTCCGACTGAACGTCACCAAGGCCACCAACACCTCGGACAACGCGGCACGCATCTACGAGTTCGAGGCCCACGGCCCCGGCGGCGACACCGGCCGGGTCACGCTCCTCGACGGGTCCCACCTCGACAACTTCGAGTACACCAACGGCACACCGGCGACCTGGCCGCTGGCCAAGGGCGGGGTGGAGGTCCTCGGCGGCGACATCCGCAGCAGGCGCGCTTTCGGTGACTTCCGGCTGCACGTCGAGTTCTGGCTGCCCAACCTGCCGCCGGACGTCACCGGCCAGGCCCGCGCCAACAGCGGGATCTACCTACAGGACCGCTACGAGCTCCAGGTCCTGGACTCCTTCGGCGACACCACCCCGGCCAACGACGAGGGCGGCGCCATCTACGGAAAGATCGCGCCGTCGGTCAACGCGGCCGGCGCGCCGGAGACGTGGCAGACCTACGACGTCACCTTCCGGGCGGCCCGCTTCGACAGCGCCGGAGTCAAGACGGAGAACGCCCGGGTCACGGTCGTGTGGAACGGCGTCACCGTCCACGACAACGCGGTGATCAACGGGCCCACTGGCAACGGCGCCCCGGAGGGCCCCTCCGTGGGGCCGATCCGGTTGCAGGACCACGGCGACCCCGGCCTCAACGTCCACTACCGCAACATCTGGGTCGAGCCGACGAGCTGA
- a CDS encoding M48 family metalloprotease codes for MTGPGAGGAHHDGGTAADGTTGVGDAGTGTGPPLPPDRLGWLYALVLASLISVGISAGGLYFVADRSLSRPWAAAVDVCTRAHPVAAAEQSAARDRCLAGQFGRRGVVMLAGAGIALGAAAALVLVLPLADRRRLRRRLTVPGAQERFVDLCDRNGLAGRRRPRLIVAAPPVRQAYTTGGVIGAPTVVLPAAVAVAHADPARFDPVVAHELAHVLARDVAWASAVRALIWVPVPAVLAAGLLEVAFFGPNATYLTALGRATVVAVLTALLAAGLLRRREREADRYAAGAGHGERLAALLRAGTAGPTRRRRLLARHSDPATRAAALGRPADPPGGLTHGLAVGAVAMLATGAADALARDLFLTAQAAVGPPVAVCVGALLLSLGLLPALVRRAAAGAGGWWRPVLGAAIGFAVTAFVATALPVPGSSGVSARPDVSVALLVAALAGPLAASAAGLCVLLARLVVARRPGSVGWRSATYLVAAAAGVAVLWPLPAVASVPTDGHAARNWLVFALPRSGWPLLALLVPLLVGLLLRGAGEGHRRPPRRWDRGVVAAVLTAVLIGAGAALWRTELFPPGTLAEAGRQAQQRWLLCALTGWAVLVVLAVGRRAGVGRALTAGWAAGTAAALLQYAHALLTGRADGWDTAEAHLLAPLAWLGYLVAFTLPFLVSRPTVPGPVPSSPAGVRGPVAAVAVLAALLAVAVLGPGIPGAYAPLPVAEPAGLSAPSIAPVVPPVPDATPTRSAPGRPDPGRPLTHAQARRAAGAVRAVLPRGWRVPPDRAEGGGSRIDPSACRPLAEDSYLDRLGGVERVRERARFATVPGLTATASAELVIEIRSHAEPVPASVLAEAESARRACPRFTARGAGGSAVRFAVDAQPPPALGEQSWRVDYRLSAGSGRARITGRSAFVIVRVGHNLVTVYGSAVSEPLDERLLDAAVEAAVAKLGD; via the coding sequence ATGACCGGGCCCGGTGCCGGCGGGGCCCACCACGACGGCGGTACGGCTGCGGACGGCACGACCGGCGTCGGCGACGCCGGCACCGGCACCGGCCCACCCCTGCCTCCGGACCGGCTCGGCTGGCTCTACGCACTCGTGCTGGCGTCCCTGATCAGCGTCGGGATCAGCGCGGGTGGCCTCTACTTCGTCGCCGACCGCTCGCTCTCCCGGCCCTGGGCGGCCGCCGTCGACGTCTGCACCCGGGCCCATCCGGTGGCGGCGGCGGAGCAGTCGGCCGCCCGCGACCGCTGCCTGGCCGGGCAGTTCGGCCGGCGTGGAGTGGTCATGCTCGCCGGGGCGGGTATCGCGCTGGGCGCGGCGGCGGCGCTCGTCCTGGTCCTGCCGCTGGCCGACCGGCGTCGGCTTCGTCGCCGGCTCACCGTGCCGGGCGCGCAGGAACGCTTCGTCGATCTCTGCGACCGCAACGGGTTGGCCGGGCGACGCCGACCGAGGTTGATCGTCGCCGCCCCGCCCGTACGGCAGGCGTACACCACCGGTGGTGTGATCGGCGCGCCGACGGTGGTGCTCCCGGCGGCCGTCGCGGTGGCCCACGCCGACCCGGCGCGGTTCGACCCCGTGGTGGCGCACGAACTCGCGCACGTCCTCGCCCGGGACGTGGCCTGGGCGTCGGCCGTGCGTGCCCTGATCTGGGTGCCGGTGCCGGCGGTGCTCGCCGCCGGCCTGCTCGAGGTGGCCTTCTTCGGGCCGAACGCCACCTACCTGACGGCGCTCGGCCGGGCGACGGTCGTCGCGGTGCTGACCGCCCTGCTGGCGGCCGGGCTGCTGCGGCGGCGCGAGCGGGAAGCCGACCGGTACGCCGCCGGTGCCGGCCACGGCGAGCGCCTGGCCGCGCTGCTGCGCGCCGGGACCGCGGGTCCCACGCGACGGCGTCGGCTGCTCGCCCGGCATTCGGATCCGGCGACCCGGGCGGCGGCGCTGGGCCGGCCGGCGGACCCGCCGGGCGGCCTGACCCACGGGCTGGCGGTCGGCGCGGTCGCGATGCTGGCGACGGGCGCCGCCGACGCCCTCGCGCGCGACCTCTTCCTGACCGCGCAGGCGGCCGTCGGCCCGCCCGTCGCGGTCTGTGTCGGCGCCCTCCTGCTGAGCCTCGGACTGCTGCCCGCGCTGGTCCGCCGGGCCGCCGCCGGGGCGGGTGGCTGGTGGCGACCCGTTCTCGGCGCGGCCATCGGCTTCGCGGTGACGGCGTTCGTCGCCACCGCACTGCCGGTTCCGGGAAGCTCGGGCGTCTCCGCCCGGCCGGACGTTTCCGTCGCGCTGCTCGTCGCCGCGCTCGCGGGGCCACTCGCCGCGTCGGCGGCCGGGCTCTGCGTGCTGCTGGCACGACTGGTGGTCGCCCGCCGGCCCGGGTCGGTCGGCTGGCGTTCGGCCACGTACCTGGTGGCGGCGGCCGCCGGTGTCGCGGTCCTCTGGCCGTTGCCGGCGGTGGCGTCCGTGCCGACCGACGGCCACGCGGCCCGCAACTGGCTGGTCTTCGCGCTGCCCCGCAGCGGTTGGCCGCTGCTCGCGCTGCTGGTACCGCTGCTGGTCGGCCTGCTGCTGCGCGGGGCCGGGGAGGGGCACCGACGCCCGCCGCGCCGGTGGGACCGGGGGGTCGTGGCGGCGGTCCTGACCGCCGTGCTGATCGGTGCGGGAGCCGCCTTGTGGCGGACCGAGCTGTTCCCGCCGGGCACCCTGGCCGAGGCGGGCCGGCAGGCCCAACAGCGCTGGCTGCTCTGCGCGCTCACCGGCTGGGCGGTCCTGGTGGTGCTCGCGGTCGGCCGTCGTGCCGGTGTCGGCCGGGCGCTGACCGCGGGCTGGGCGGCCGGCACGGCGGCGGCGCTGCTGCAGTACGCACACGCCCTGCTGACCGGACGGGCGGACGGGTGGGACACCGCCGAGGCGCACCTGCTGGCCCCGCTGGCCTGGCTGGGCTACCTCGTCGCGTTCACCCTGCCGTTCCTGGTGTCCCGGCCGACCGTGCCCGGACCGGTCCCGTCCTCTCCGGCCGGCGTCCGGGGGCCCGTGGCGGCGGTCGCGGTGCTGGCGGCCCTGCTCGCGGTGGCGGTACTCGGTCCGGGGATCCCCGGGGCGTACGCCCCGCTTCCGGTGGCGGAGCCGGCCGGGCTCTCCGCGCCGTCGATCGCTCCAGTCGTCCCGCCGGTGCCCGACGCCACCCCCACACGGTCGGCTCCGGGACGCCCCGACCCCGGTCGGCCGCTCACCCACGCGCAGGCCCGCCGGGCGGCCGGCGCGGTCAGGGCGGTGCTGCCCCGGGGCTGGCGGGTGCCACCCGACCGGGCTGAGGGCGGCGGCTCCCGGATAGACCCGTCGGCCTGCCGGCCCCTGGCCGAGGACTCCTACCTGGACCGGCTCGGCGGAGTCGAACGGGTCCGGGAGCGGGCCCGCTTCGCCACGGTGCCTGGCCTCACCGCCACGGCGTCGGCCGAACTGGTGATCGAGATCAGGTCCCACGCCGAACCGGTGCCCGCCTCGGTGCTCGCCGAGGCGGAGTCGGCGCGCCGGGCTTGCCCCCGCTTCACCGCCCGGGGCGCGGGCGGCTCGGCGGTGCGGTTCGCGGTCGACGCGCAGCCGCCACCCGCGCTCGGCGAGCAGTCCTGGCGGGTGGACTACCGGCTGAGCGCGGGCAGCGGGCGGGCCCGGATCACCGGGCGGTCGGCCTTCGTGATCGTGCGGGTGGGACACAACCTGGTGACCGTCTACGGCAGCGCCGTCTCTGAGCCCCTGGACGAGCGGCTGCTCGATGCGGCGGTCGAGGCCGCGGTGGCGAAACTGGGCGACTGA
- the bla gene encoding class A beta-lactamase: MPSTQPTVTRRALLGAVAALPLAGCADDRTPSVATTSAVPASPSAAATGGHHDRLAELERTFDARLGVYALATNTGDTIVHRADERFAFCFTFKGLAAAAVLHRHPLSHLDTVVRYTADDLMKSSVITRRHVASGMTIRQLCDAAVRHSDGTAGNLLLRDLGGPAQLTAYARSLGDAVTRMDRTEPAITTAIPGDARDTSSPRALGTTYQRIVLGDALPPEKRAVLRDLLERNATRAGTQRVRAGVPRGWTVADKTGTGDYGTVNDIAVVWPPTSAPLVIAIMSSKATRDAEYQQALVAEAAAYVAATLTQGRTS, encoded by the coding sequence ATGCCTTCAACGCAGCCGACCGTCACCCGTCGCGCTCTGCTGGGGGCGGTGGCGGCGCTGCCGCTGGCCGGCTGCGCGGACGACAGGACGCCTTCCGTCGCCACCACCTCGGCTGTCCCCGCTTCCCCCTCCGCCGCCGCGACGGGTGGTCACCACGATCGCCTGGCGGAGCTGGAGCGCACGTTCGACGCGCGCCTGGGCGTGTACGCCCTGGCCACCAACACCGGCGACACCATCGTCCACCGTGCGGACGAGCGCTTCGCGTTCTGTTTCACGTTCAAAGGGCTGGCGGCCGCGGCGGTCCTGCACCGCCACCCGCTGTCCCACCTGGACACCGTCGTCAGGTACACCGCCGACGACCTCATGAAGAGCTCCGTCATCACGAGGCGGCACGTGGCCTCGGGGATGACGATCCGCCAACTGTGCGACGCCGCGGTGCGCCACAGCGACGGTACGGCCGGCAACCTCCTGCTCCGCGATCTGGGCGGGCCGGCCCAACTGACGGCGTACGCCCGTAGCCTCGGCGACGCGGTCACCCGGATGGACCGCACGGAGCCGGCGATCACGACCGCCATCCCGGGAGACGCCCGCGACACGTCTTCTCCGCGAGCACTCGGCACCACCTACCAGCGGATCGTGCTGGGCGACGCCCTGCCGCCCGAGAAGCGCGCCGTCCTCCGTGACCTGCTGGAACGCAACGCCACCCGCGCCGGCACCCAACGCGTCCGCGCCGGCGTGCCCCGGGGCTGGACCGTGGCCGACAAGACCGGGACCGGCGACTACGGCACCGTCAACGACATCGCCGTCGTGTGGCCCCCGACGTCCGCGCCCCTCGTCATCGCGATCATGTCGAGCAAGGCCACCAGGGACGCGGAATACCAGCAGGCCCTCGTCGCCGAAGCCGCCGCGTACGTGGCAGCCACTCTCACCCAGGGGCGTACGTCATGA